The region CAGCGAGGCGCAGAAGGCCATCCGGCACCACCACGAACGCGTGGACGGCCAGGGCGAACCCGACAGGCTGAGCGGCGAGGACATCCCGCTGTACGCGCGCATCCTGGCCGTCGCGAACGCCTACGTCCGGCTGGGCGGCCTGGAGCGCCTGAAACCCCAGGCGGGCAAGGGCCTGGACGCCAAACTGGTCGGCCTGCTGGACAAACTCCCGCAGTGAGCGCCGCATGACCCTGCGCCCCGCCCACCCCGGAGACCCCCCCACCCCGCGCTTCCCGAACCTGGAAGCGCGGTTCGGCCCCCTGACCCCCGTGGACGCCGGCATGCAGAGCCGCGTGTACGCCACGCAGGACCGCCAGACCGTCATCAAGGTGTACCGCAACCACCAGGGCGAGCACGGCGTGGAGGCCGAGAACATGCGCCGCGCCGGGATGGGCGACCGCGTGATCGACGCGCTGGAGGTGGACGGCATCGAGGCGCTGATCATGCGCCGCTTCGACGGTCACCCCCTGCGCACCCCCGACGTGCCCCGCGCCCTGACGCAACTGCGCGCCAGCCTGCGCGCCCTGCACGGCACCACGCGGGGCCGCGTGAACCTGCGCCGCGTGCAGGACCGCCTGCGCCGCTTCCGCAGCGCCCTGGCCGCCTACCCGCTGGACGACCTGTTCGACGCGGTCGAGATTCCCCTGGACCGCGGCCTGCTCGACCAGCCCGCCGCGTTCTGCCACCTGGACCTGTGGCACGACAACATCCTGATCAGCGAACCCCACGGCGAGGTGCTGATCATCGACTGGACGAAGGCCGACTGGGACGACCCGCTGCGGGACCTCGCGCTGCTCAAGACCGGCACCCTCGACCTGCTCCCGCCCGACGAGAGCCTCCAGGCGGCGCTGACCTTCCTGCCGGACCAGACGGCGGCCACGCTGACCCGCTACCGCGCGTACCTCGCCATGACCACCCTGCACGACCTGTACTGGTTCCTGATGAACGAACCGTACGAATTCGAGGGCCAGCGCGACCAGAAGGTGCCGCGCGCCCGCCACGCCCTGGCCCGCCTGCCCGGCTGAGCCGCCCCGCCAGGGCCGGACGCCCTGCGGGCCGCGGGGTATGGTGGGCGCATGGTTACTGTCGTCACCCATCCCCTCGTTCAACACAAACTCTCGGTCATGCGCGACGTGCACACCGGCGTGAAGGAATTCCGCGAGCTGGCCAGCGAGGTCAGCCTGCTTCTCGCCTACGAGGCCATGCGCGACCTCGAAGTCACCCAGGAGGAAGTCACCACGCCCATCACCACCGCCGAGTTCCCCATGCTCAGCGGCAAGAAGCTGGCGCTGGTCGCCATCCTGCGCGCCGGGCTGATCATGACCGACTCGATCGTGCAGCTCGTGCCCGCCGCGAAGGTCGGCCACATCGGCCTGTACCGCGACCCCGAGACCCTCGGGCCCGTCGCGTACTACAACAAGCTCCCCACCGACATCGCCGAGCGGCGTGTGTTCCTCACCGACCCCATGCTCGCCACCGGGGGCAGCGCCAGCGCCGCCATCGCCAGCCTGAAAGCGGCCGGGGCGACCAGCATCAAGCTCATGTGCATCCTCGCCGCGCCCGAGGGTGTGGCCGTGATCGAACGCGACCACCCGGACGTGGAGATCGTCGTGGCCGCGCTGGACTCGCACCTGAACGACCACGGGTACATCGTCCCCGGCCTGGGTGACGCGGGCGACCGCATCTACGGCACCAAGTAATCCGTGACGGGAAACGCCGTGACCGGACTGACCGAGAAGACCGCCCGCGCCCACATCGACGAGCGCACCTGGACGCGCGGCGCCTCCTACACGAGAGGCCTGACCCGCCTGACCCGGCAGCCCGAC is a window of Deinococcus grandis DNA encoding:
- a CDS encoding aminoglycoside phosphotransferase family protein, which codes for MTLRPAHPGDPPTPRFPNLEARFGPLTPVDAGMQSRVYATQDRQTVIKVYRNHQGEHGVEAENMRRAGMGDRVIDALEVDGIEALIMRRFDGHPLRTPDVPRALTQLRASLRALHGTTRGRVNLRRVQDRLRRFRSALAAYPLDDLFDAVEIPLDRGLLDQPAAFCHLDLWHDNILISEPHGEVLIIDWTKADWDDPLRDLALLKTGTLDLLPPDESLQAALTFLPDQTAATLTRYRAYLAMTTLHDLYWFLMNEPYEFEGQRDQKVPRARHALARLPG
- the upp gene encoding uracil phosphoribosyltransferase — translated: MVTVVTHPLVQHKLSVMRDVHTGVKEFRELASEVSLLLAYEAMRDLEVTQEEVTTPITTAEFPMLSGKKLALVAILRAGLIMTDSIVQLVPAAKVGHIGLYRDPETLGPVAYYNKLPTDIAERRVFLTDPMLATGGSASAAIASLKAAGATSIKLMCILAAPEGVAVIERDHPDVEIVVAALDSHLNDHGYIVPGLGDAGDRIYGTK